TGTTGTAGCCTGTGGTCGTTACAGTAACTTGCGTCCAGTTAGGATCTGTTGATTTTTTATACTCAAATTTATAGGATGTTGCGCCACTCACTGAGTTCCATCCCGCATTGGCAGAAGTAGAAGTGATATTGCTGATATTCAATCCTGTAGGGGCAGAACAAGATCCACCTCCACCACCACAACTGGTGCCAAGACAAGTGACTGCTCCTACCCTCGATCTGATTTTATCCCCAGGCAAAGGGCCGAATCCATTGTTAAAATTAATTCCGTATTGTGTCAGGTGGCAATAGCTCATGATTGTACCACCATTGCTGGGAGGGGGGCCAGGTTGACAGCTTCCCTCCGGCGTGTAACAATTGTCAATGGCTCCTCCTGCCCAACCACACCACTGGGTATGATTGGAACCGATGTTATGCCCCATCTCATGGGTCATTACCTCCACTGTCCAGGAGTAGGTCGGAACATTGGAATAAGAGGAAGAAATATTGCTGTAGGCATATTTGTAACTGGTGCATAAGACATTTAACCAGGCTACTCCGCCAATATTTTGTCCACCCAGTGCTGCCAAGTGGGCCAAATCCCCATTGAAGCTAGGCCTTGTACTTCTGAACTGATTCAGGGCCGTTACGGAATTTGTTTTGCTGTATGGATCTGAAGAGGTCCAGACAAAAACTTCTGAAATCGTCGTGTTTATACTTTCATTGTTGTATAAGGTAGTTACATTGTTGTATACCGCAGTTATCCAATTCACTGTATTGGCGACTCCACCTTTGTTCTGATGCAGGGTATAATCACATTCGATATACACTCGAATACAATCACCTGGAGCGGATTCTCCATAATCCCCATCTCCATCTTCTTTAAATGAATTTTCCAATTCATCTGCGCGACATTCAAAGCTTTTTTCCAAATAAATGTCCCGATCGTCATATATCAGAAGATAGTCTGGATGGCTAGCCGATGGTTGAAATACCAGATTGTATCCGTTCATGGACAACATCCCGATAATTTGATTTTCAAAAATACTGATAGAAGCATGCATCTGCATTTGACCTCTCAATACTCCATGAAAATAGCATCCTGGTTGGTAATCGATGAAACCCTGACTTGAACTGTTAACCACAAAATTTTGGTCGAGCAAATTATTCTTTATCAAATCAATTGTAAAGTCTTGGTTTCTGTAGTTAAATGTAAAACTGATTTGTTCTGGCTGCTCAAGCATTAGCTGTTGTATGGCCAACTTGTTTATTTTATAAGTCTCGGCTTTTCTGATGCCATATTTTTGAAGGTCTTCTTTTAGATGGGATGGAGTCAGGCCATTGAAATGATAAAAGGGAAGTTTAGATTCTCTAGCCAATCTTATTTTAGAAGCCAGAATTGATTCTGCCTGATCAAATATTGGAATCAC
This window of the Saprospiraceae bacterium genome carries:
- a CDS encoding fibronectin type III domain-containing protein, giving the protein MKNSFKGLLVALLYFTSFSATTAQGNGDPQVIPIFDQAESILASKIRLARESKLPFYHFNGLTPSHLKEDLQKYGIRKAETYKINKLAIQQLMLEQPEQISFTFNYRNQDFTIDLIKNNLLDQNFVVNSSSQGFIDYQPGCYFHGVLRGQMQMHASISIFENQIIGMLSMNGYNLVFQPSASHPDYLLIYDDRDIYLEKSFECRADELENSFKEDGDGDYGESAPGDCIRVYIECDYTLHQNKGGVANTVNWITAVYNNVTTLYNNESINTTISEVFVWTSSDPYSKTNSVTALNQFRSTRPSFNGDLAHLAALGGQNIGGVAWLNVLCTSYKYAYSNISSSYSNVPTYSWTVEVMTHEMGHNIGSNHTQWCGWAGGAIDNCYTPEGSCQPGPPPSNGGTIMSYCHLTQYGINFNNGFGPLPGDKIRSRVGAVTCLGTSCGGGGGSCSAPTGLNISNITSTSANAGWNSVSGATSYKFEYKKSTDPNWTQVTVTTTGYNMTGLTSSTTYNTRVKAVCSGTESAYSTQVNFTTSGGGGCGTPTNLTASNITSSSATLSWGAVSGANSYNFQYKVSTSQTWQQANVPTTSVNLTNLTASTTYNIRVQAVCGGTTGAFTSVLSFTTLSSGYCTSKGNNANYEWLARVKIGTIDRISGKDGGYYDGSAMVTDLTKGTSYTLNYQAGTTGSSGTLYWRAWIDFNNDGDFADAGEQILSSASASTSLLSRTFTVPSGAATAQVRLRVSVRYGGYPNPCGNFSYGEVEDYTLNLKVPGTLIGDPNQGIEEWTQVYPNPFTQQLWMDYNSVSDKILQIDIVDLLGKTIVHTKQHVFKGPNTIQLETNELKNSTYLIRIKDGEKINNYKVVKTGI